The Chelatococcus sp. HY11 genome includes a window with the following:
- a CDS encoding siderophore-interacting protein, with translation MAILVCEARVRTGLSSHAIATLCERFARDDAQATWSERSGRADFSFGSGILEATEDSIMLRAEAADEASLARVKFLLAWRFEELAKAEKPDIIWTGDGCDRTELLNFREMRVSRIADITPHLRRITLAGQDLARFDSRNFHVKLLIPPVGVEPAWPVMGRNGMPIWPEGERRPTVRTYTVRRVDALAGELDIDFVMHEDAGPGSAFALRAETGDVVGIMGPGGRGLADADWYCFVGDETAFPAIARMLESMPATAKGVALVEVSDAGEEQTVQHPPGISLRFLHRNGAEPGSTTLLQDAVRVVEWPSDGSVFAWAGVEFEAFRAIRSYWRKEMNLDRSSHLAVAYWRRGFSEGDFKKAPAED, from the coding sequence ATGGCGATACTGGTCTGCGAAGCGCGGGTCCGTACAGGCCTCTCGTCACATGCCATTGCAACGCTCTGCGAGCGCTTCGCGCGGGACGATGCGCAGGCGACCTGGAGCGAGCGCAGCGGGCGCGCCGATTTCAGCTTTGGATCTGGAATTCTCGAGGCCACCGAAGACAGCATCATGCTGCGGGCCGAGGCCGCCGACGAGGCATCGCTGGCGCGTGTGAAATTCCTGCTGGCATGGCGTTTCGAGGAATTGGCGAAGGCCGAGAAACCGGACATCATCTGGACAGGCGACGGCTGTGATCGCACCGAGCTTCTTAATTTTCGCGAGATGCGGGTGTCGAGGATCGCGGATATCACGCCGCATCTGCGCCGAATCACGCTGGCGGGCCAGGATCTCGCCCGTTTCGACAGCCGTAATTTCCACGTGAAGCTCCTGATCCCGCCAGTCGGCGTGGAACCGGCCTGGCCGGTGATGGGACGCAATGGAATGCCGATCTGGCCCGAGGGCGAGCGTCGGCCGACCGTGCGCACCTACACGGTCCGACGTGTGGACGCGCTGGCGGGTGAGCTCGATATCGATTTCGTCATGCACGAGGACGCCGGCCCGGGATCAGCCTTCGCGCTACGTGCTGAGACGGGTGATGTCGTCGGCATCATGGGTCCGGGCGGGCGCGGGCTTGCCGACGCGGATTGGTATTGCTTTGTCGGCGATGAGACAGCCTTTCCGGCGATTGCCCGCATGCTGGAGTCCATGCCGGCGACCGCAAAAGGGGTCGCGCTGGTCGAGGTGAGTGATGCCGGCGAGGAGCAGACCGTTCAACACCCGCCGGGAATTTCCCTGCGCTTTCTCCATCGCAACGGCGCGGAACCCGGCTCCACGACTCTTCTGCAGGATGCGGTCCGCGTGGTCGAATGGCCGTCTGATGGCAGCGTCTTCGCCTGGGCGGGGGTGGAGTTCGAGGCTTTTCGAGCAATACGCAGCTACTGGCGCAAGGAGATGAACCTTGATCGTAGCAGCCATCTCGCTGTTGCTTATTGGCGTCGCGGCTTCAGCGAAGGTGACTTCAAGAAAGCTCCAGCTGAAGACTAG
- the exbB gene encoding tonB-system energizer ExbB produces the protein MPAIHGLTPVDHSRLPMAAGVMKPMAMISSQTMASRLKRLPFRVACGATIWLAAACLSPLAAQQALPAQGGQPGSASGQLPAGHPVVSPSRMGQNPVTMPPAAAPGPVQPSSPQPSFVPNDQGGIEARPPVSQTATGVVTPAAGPATAPTAETALPELPSLQGPSAGGLPHDLSPWGMFMQADLVVKAVMVGLAFASLITWTVWLAKSIELAAAKRRARRSLTGLVEARSLEDAESNLMQGRLDKGVVAALVRAAKQEEDVSADLPADGIKERASAALSRIEARAGRLMTRGTGLLATIGATAPFVGLFGTVWGIMNSFIGIAKSNTTNLAVVAPGIAEALLATAIGLVAAIPAVIIYNVFARGITGYRAMLADAGTEVLRHLSRDLDRRAAANGRRKPSLFAAAE, from the coding sequence ATGCCTGCGATTCACGGACTGACGCCTGTTGATCATTCGCGCCTGCCGATGGCAGCGGGAGTGATGAAGCCGATGGCCATGATATCCTCGCAGACAATGGCGTCGCGTTTGAAACGGCTGCCGTTCCGCGTCGCGTGTGGAGCGACCATCTGGCTCGCCGCGGCGTGCTTGAGCCCGCTGGCAGCGCAGCAGGCACTGCCAGCGCAAGGCGGCCAGCCCGGATCTGCATCAGGCCAACTCCCCGCGGGGCATCCCGTCGTCAGCCCGTCGCGGATGGGGCAGAATCCTGTGACGATGCCGCCCGCTGCCGCGCCCGGACCTGTCCAGCCTTCCTCCCCGCAGCCTTCCTTCGTACCCAATGACCAGGGAGGCATCGAGGCCCGCCCGCCCGTGTCCCAGACCGCGACAGGCGTGGTGACACCCGCCGCCGGACCAGCGACTGCACCAACGGCGGAAACCGCGCTGCCGGAACTGCCCTCGCTGCAAGGCCCCTCCGCGGGAGGATTGCCGCATGATCTGTCCCCTTGGGGCATGTTCATGCAGGCGGATCTGGTCGTTAAAGCGGTGATGGTTGGTCTCGCCTTCGCCTCGCTTATCACCTGGACAGTCTGGCTTGCCAAAAGCATCGAGCTTGCGGCCGCCAAGCGTCGTGCTCGCCGTTCGCTCACCGGGCTCGTCGAGGCGCGTAGTCTCGAAGACGCTGAAAGCAACCTCATGCAGGGGCGGCTCGACAAGGGAGTGGTCGCCGCCCTGGTGCGCGCGGCCAAGCAGGAAGAGGACGTTTCCGCCGATCTGCCCGCCGACGGCATCAAGGAGCGCGCGTCGGCCGCCTTGTCGCGCATCGAGGCGCGGGCGGGCCGGCTGATGACGCGCGGCACCGGACTTCTCGCGACCATCGGCGCCACCGCGCCCTTCGTCGGCCTGTTCGGCACCGTCTGGGGCATCATGAATTCGTTCATCGGCATTGCGAAATCGAACACGACGAATCTGGCCGTTGTCGCGCCCGGCATCGCCGAGGCGTTGCTCGCGACGGCCATCGGCCTTGTGGCGGCCATTCCGGCGGTGATCATCTATAATGTCTTCGCGCGCGGCATCACCGGCTATCGGGCCATGCTCGCGGACGCGGGCACCGAAGTGCTGCGTCATCTCTCGCGGGATCTCGATCGCCGCGCGGCGGCGAACGGACGCCGCAAGCCCAGTCTTTTCGCCGCTGCCGAATAA
- the exbD gene encoding TonB system transport protein ExbD produces MGVRLDHGDEELADNHEINVTPFIDVMLVLLIIFMVAAPLSTVDVAVDLPSSNAQPQPRPEKPLFLTVKEDLTLALGDTPMDRGMLQMALDVQTNNNREERVFVRADKVVPYGDVMEVMNLLRSAGYLKIGLVGLEGAPAQGTSPAAPAAPPSAAASGAAQ; encoded by the coding sequence ATGGGTGTCCGTCTGGATCATGGCGACGAGGAACTCGCCGACAACCACGAGATCAATGTCACGCCCTTCATCGACGTGATGCTGGTTCTGCTCATCATCTTCATGGTCGCCGCGCCACTTTCGACCGTGGATGTGGCGGTGGATCTGCCCTCATCCAACGCGCAGCCGCAGCCCCGCCCGGAGAAACCGCTGTTCCTGACAGTCAAGGAGGATTTGACGCTGGCCCTCGGTGACACGCCGATGGACCGTGGAATGCTCCAGATGGCGCTTGATGTGCAGACCAACAACAATCGCGAGGAGCGCGTCTTCGTGCGGGCTGACAAGGTCGTGCCCTATGGCGACGTGATGGAGGTGATGAACCTCCTTCGATCAGCGGGCTACCTCAAGATCGGGCTGGTGGGCCTCGAAGGCGCTCCAGCTCAAGGGACATCTCCCGCCGCGCCGGCCGCTCCACCATCAGCGGCGGCTTCCGGGGCGGCACAGTGA
- a CDS encoding energy transducer TonB produces MSSLSPLGSFRWEEGATRQVARWGLAALLVASAHAAGAWGVMNWPRDAEPSDPTGAAVLIELAPLPVSPEAPPETEVGPQMAEAEPEPEKPIEPPVETPDPEPPPPPPLPEPVPPEPEPPPPEPEPEPPPPEPEPPRPVVEAPDISVPELPDVPNAAAILTPPPPPPPPPKEVKKEVKKVEKKEPPKPRRVERRREVERRDRRADRNSAPPASEAPRAQTAAAPSQGVTQAPSRAPATWKNLLNAHLKRHQRYARELQDRNQRGTAYVTFTIDRSGRVLSARLGRSSGSAMIDQEAVATLQRASPLPAPPPEIRGATLSLSIPIVYNLR; encoded by the coding sequence GTGAGTTCGCTATCGCCTTTGGGGAGCTTCCGCTGGGAGGAGGGGGCAACTCGTCAGGTCGCCCGCTGGGGGCTGGCCGCGCTGCTGGTGGCCAGCGCGCATGCGGCGGGTGCCTGGGGCGTGATGAACTGGCCGCGGGACGCGGAGCCGTCCGATCCGACCGGCGCGGCCGTGCTGATCGAGCTGGCACCCCTTCCCGTGTCTCCTGAAGCGCCACCGGAAACGGAAGTCGGGCCGCAGATGGCAGAGGCCGAGCCCGAACCGGAAAAGCCGATCGAGCCACCTGTCGAGACGCCGGACCCGGAGCCGCCACCACCCCCGCCTCTGCCTGAGCCCGTGCCGCCCGAGCCTGAACCGCCTCCACCGGAGCCCGAGCCGGAGCCACCCCCGCCGGAACCGGAGCCGCCGCGCCCCGTCGTGGAGGCGCCGGACATCAGCGTTCCGGAATTGCCCGATGTCCCCAACGCCGCCGCCATCCTGACGCCACCCCCGCCACCTCCGCCCCCGCCGAAAGAGGTCAAGAAGGAGGTGAAGAAGGTCGAGAAGAAGGAGCCGCCCAAGCCCCGTCGGGTCGAGCGTCGCCGTGAGGTCGAGCGCAGGGACCGGCGTGCGGACCGAAACTCCGCTCCGCCGGCCAGCGAGGCCCCGCGCGCGCAGACCGCTGCCGCCCCGTCACAAGGTGTGACGCAAGCGCCTTCGCGGGCGCCAGCGACCTGGAAGAATCTTCTCAACGCGCATCTGAAGCGCCACCAGCGATATGCTCGTGAGTTGCAGGACAGAAACCAACGTGGGACCGCTTATGTCACGTTTACGATCGATCGATCGGGACGGGTATTGTCCGCGAGGCTTGGCCGAAGTTCAGGATCAGCGATGATCGATCAGGAGGCGGTTGCAACCTTGCAACGAGCCAGCCCACTCCCGGCGCCTCCGCCTGAGATAAGGGGAGCTACCCTCTCCCTTTCAATACCGATTGTGTACAATCTTCGGTAG
- the trxA gene encoding thioredoxin codes for MLADTSGQADSLVKDTTTSDFRQDVIAESMRQPVLVDFWAPWCGPCKQLGPVIEKAVNAAQGKVKLVKLNIDEHPQIPGQLGIQSIPAVVAFSRGQPADGFVGALPESQVKAFIERLVGPIGPGPIAELLDSADQLAAAGDAAGAAGLYAEALAQEPDNARAIAALAKLHVELDDLEGARRFLDMVPADKANDPAIAAARAALELAEQAASLGDLAEFEQRLAANPLDHQARFDLAVALNAKGRREEAADHLLDIVRRDRNWNDDGARKQLLQFFEAWGPTDEATLAGRRRLSSLLFA; via the coding sequence ATGCTCGCAGATACGTCCGGCCAGGCCGATTCCCTGGTAAAGGATACAACAACCTCGGATTTCCGGCAGGATGTGATCGCGGAGTCCATGCGTCAGCCTGTCCTAGTGGATTTCTGGGCCCCTTGGTGCGGGCCGTGCAAGCAGCTCGGGCCTGTCATCGAAAAGGCCGTGAACGCCGCGCAGGGCAAGGTGAAGCTGGTCAAGCTCAATATCGACGAGCATCCGCAGATCCCCGGCCAGCTCGGCATCCAGTCCATCCCGGCTGTCGTTGCCTTCAGTCGTGGCCAGCCGGCCGACGGTTTTGTGGGCGCCTTGCCGGAAAGCCAGGTCAAGGCGTTCATCGAGCGGCTCGTCGGGCCGATCGGGCCCGGGCCTATCGCTGAGCTCCTGGACAGCGCGGACCAGCTTGCCGCGGCCGGAGATGCGGCTGGCGCGGCCGGTCTCTATGCCGAGGCGCTGGCGCAGGAGCCCGACAATGCCCGCGCCATCGCGGCGCTCGCCAAGCTTCACGTGGAACTCGATGACCTTGAAGGCGCGCGCCGCTTCCTCGACATGGTGCCCGCTGACAAGGCCAACGATCCCGCGATAGCGGCCGCGCGCGCCGCCCTTGAACTGGCGGAGCAGGCTGCTTCGCTGGGTGATCTCGCAGAGTTCGAGCAGCGGCTGGCGGCTAATCCGCTCGATCATCAGGCGCGTTTCGACCTCGCCGTAGCCCTGAATGCGAAGGGCAGGCGTGAGGAAGCTGCCGATCATCTGCTCGACATCGTTCGTCGCGATCGCAACTGGAATGATGACGGCGCGCGCAAGCAGCTTCTGCAGTTCTTCGAGGCCTGGGGGCCGACTGACGAGGCTACGCTGGCCGGCCGGCGGCGGCTGTCGTCGCTCCTGTTCGCTTGA
- a CDS encoding LON peptidase substrate-binding domain-containing protein — MSTHQTYRGPQDCPAVVPLFPLAGALLLPRGQLPLNIFEPRYVAMVDEAIASHRVIGMIQPDDDEDAAIPRLYSVGCTGRITQFAETGDGRYLISLTGVSRFRVVEELTVATPYRQARVDYEPFKVDFEPRAGEAETDRAGVIRTLKEFAEANDLKVDWKGINEAPNEALVNALSMMSPFGTREKQALLEAPDLKSRAEMLIAITEIELVRDSENPDSTLQ; from the coding sequence ATGTCGACGCACCAGACCTATCGTGGTCCACAGGACTGCCCCGCCGTCGTTCCGCTGTTTCCCCTGGCCGGGGCGCTGCTGCTGCCGCGCGGGCAACTGCCCCTGAATATCTTCGAGCCTCGCTATGTCGCGATGGTCGACGAGGCGATCGCCAGCCATCGCGTCATCGGGATGATCCAGCCGGATGACGACGAGGACGCGGCCATACCTCGGCTCTACTCCGTGGGCTGCACGGGCCGCATCACGCAGTTCGCCGAGACAGGCGATGGGCGCTATCTGATTTCCCTCACGGGCGTTTCCCGTTTTCGCGTTGTCGAGGAACTGACCGTCGCGACCCCCTATCGCCAGGCACGCGTCGATTACGAGCCTTTCAAGGTGGATTTCGAGCCGCGCGCCGGGGAAGCCGAGACCGATCGCGCCGGGGTTATCCGTACCCTGAAGGAATTCGCCGAGGCCAACGATCTGAAGGTGGACTGGAAGGGCATCAACGAAGCGCCCAACGAGGCGCTGGTGAATGCCCTCTCCATGATGAGCCCGTTCGGCACCCGTGAGAAACAGGCGCTCCTCGAAGCACCTGATCTCAAGAGCCGGGCGGAAATGCTGATCGCGATCACAGAGATTGAATTAGTTCGCGACTCCGAAAATCCTGATTCGACATTGCAGTGA
- a CDS encoding Trm112 family protein yields MTDESSPPATPPSEEPSLAEGTAVDPKLLEILVCPLTKAGLEYDAARQELISRPAKLAYPIRDGIPIMLPEEARSIE; encoded by the coding sequence ATGACGGACGAATCCTCTCCCCCCGCCACGCCCCCTAGCGAAGAGCCTTCTCTGGCCGAAGGCACGGCCGTGGATCCCAAGCTCCTGGAGATCCTTGTCTGCCCCCTGACCAAGGCCGGCCTGGAATATGACGCCGCACGTCAGGAGCTCATCAGCCGGCCTGCCAAGCTCGCCTATCCCATTCGGGATGGTATCCCGATCATGCTGCCGGAAGAGGCGCGATCCATCGAGTGA
- a CDS encoding alpha/beta fold hydrolase: MPPARRSAGRVAGLLLLIAVSPVQAETIVNVDGMAGVYSAPAGKAAFACAVIVPGSGPTNRDGNNPYGVGARPYALVADALLADGIASLRYDKRLPATVEAERELTFDAAVADAGRWLHWCRAQAGVSAVFLIGHSEGGLIALALARREAVAGLVLLTTPGRPVAELIQKQLAQAPEPLRAEAAAILARLQRGDPVDDVPAALAPLFRPSVQPFLRSLIAVDPDALARQQQAPFLVVAGGRDIQVPPADARPGGEALTLPDMNHVLKDVAAEPADNPLADNLLADNLAAYRDPDRPLANGLVEAVVSFIRRHAP; encoded by the coding sequence TTGCCGCCCGCTCGCCGGTCGGCTGGCCGCGTCGCAGGGCTGCTGCTGCTGATCGCGGTCTCTCCCGTCCAGGCCGAAACCATCGTGAACGTCGATGGTATGGCCGGGGTCTATTCCGCGCCGGCGGGAAAAGCCGCCTTTGCCTGCGCGGTGATCGTGCCGGGATCGGGGCCGACGAACCGCGACGGCAACAATCCCTACGGTGTCGGCGCCCGTCCCTACGCGCTTGTCGCGGATGCCCTTCTGGCCGACGGGATAGCTAGCCTCCGCTATGACAAGCGTCTGCCCGCCACCGTGGAAGCGGAGCGGGAGCTCACCTTCGATGCCGCGGTTGCCGATGCCGGGCGATGGCTCCACTGGTGTCGCGCGCAGGCGGGCGTCTCGGCGGTCTTCCTCATTGGACACAGCGAAGGCGGTCTCATCGCGCTCGCGCTTGCCCGTCGCGAGGCGGTCGCGGGTCTCGTGCTGCTGACAACGCCCGGCAGGCCCGTCGCGGAGCTTATCCAGAAGCAACTCGCGCAGGCGCCGGAGCCGTTGCGCGCCGAGGCGGCCGCGATACTCGCGCGTCTTCAGCGTGGGGATCCTGTCGATGACGTGCCGGCGGCGCTCGCTCCGTTGTTCCGGCCGAGCGTTCAGCCGTTTCTCCGGTCCCTGATTGCCGTGGATCCGGACGCCCTGGCGCGCCAGCAGCAGGCACCCTTCCTGGTGGTCGCCGGCGGACGGGATATCCAGGTTCCGCCGGCCGACGCCCGCCCCGGCGGTGAGGCGCTGACCTTGCCCGACATGAATCACGTGCTGAAGGACGTGGCGGCGGAGCCCGCGGACAACCCGTTAGCCGACAACCTCTTAGCCGACAACTTGGCGGCTTACCGCGACCCGGATCGGCCTCTCGCTAACGGGCTCGTCGAGGCCGTCGTCTCCTTCATCCGCCGGCACGCGCCGTAG
- a CDS encoding ubiquinone biosynthesis hydroxylase yields MANDTQQAAPLPRTDVTIAGGGIVGLCLAVALRQGAGLSVLVCDPLPPGKDVGRASALAAGAQRMLAELGVWDAIAPAAQPVSKMVVTDSRLADPVRQTFITFDGEIAPDEPFAYIIENAVVSEALRAAAEKAGVVTALTSVKAFTERGASLDITLADGDKLRTALLVAADGARSALRAYAGIAWSGRDYDQSGIVATIGHERPHDGCAVQHFLPSGPFARLPLTGNRSSIVWTERREDANAILALDPDDLVDELERRFGLDLGRITLETEPRAFPLGVGMARRFIGDRFALVGDAAHLVHPLAGLGLNLGLRDAAVLAEAIVDQTRLGLPPGEATVLESYQRARRFDTLTLGVATDGLNRLFSNDRLPLRLMRDLGLGLVDRMPGLKSFFIREAAGVVGAVPRLMRGEPL; encoded by the coding sequence ATGGCAAACGACACGCAACAGGCAGCCCCGCTGCCAAGGACCGATGTCACGATCGCCGGCGGAGGCATCGTTGGCCTTTGCTTGGCCGTGGCGTTGCGACAAGGCGCCGGCCTGTCGGTTCTGGTTTGTGATCCTCTTCCCCCCGGCAAGGATGTCGGGCGGGCTTCCGCTCTCGCGGCCGGCGCGCAGCGCATGCTGGCCGAACTCGGCGTGTGGGACGCGATCGCACCCGCCGCTCAGCCCGTGTCCAAGATGGTGGTAACCGACAGCCGGCTTGCCGATCCCGTGCGGCAGACCTTCATCACCTTCGACGGAGAGATCGCCCCGGATGAGCCCTTCGCCTATATCATCGAGAATGCCGTTGTCAGCGAAGCGCTTCGTGCGGCCGCGGAGAAGGCGGGCGTTGTCACGGCTCTAACCTCGGTGAAGGCTTTCACGGAACGGGGCGCCAGCCTTGATATCACTCTGGCCGACGGAGACAAACTGCGGACAGCGCTGCTTGTCGCAGCCGATGGGGCGCGTTCGGCGTTGCGCGCTTACGCCGGCATCGCCTGGAGCGGCCGCGATTATGACCAATCCGGCATCGTTGCGACGATAGGGCATGAACGACCCCATGACGGCTGCGCCGTCCAGCATTTCCTGCCTTCCGGCCCCTTCGCGCGACTTCCGCTGACAGGAAACCGCTCCTCGATCGTCTGGACGGAACGACGGGAGGATGCAAATGCGATTCTCGCGCTCGATCCGGATGATCTCGTCGACGAACTGGAACGCCGCTTCGGCCTCGACCTGGGGCGGATAACCCTGGAGACGGAACCACGCGCCTTCCCGCTCGGCGTCGGCATGGCGCGTCGCTTCATCGGCGACCGCTTCGCCCTGGTCGGCGACGCCGCGCATCTCGTGCATCCCCTGGCTGGCCTTGGCCTCAACCTCGGCCTGCGCGACGCCGCCGTCCTTGCCGAGGCCATCGTTGACCAGACCCGCCTTGGGCTTCCACCCGGCGAGGCGACGGTGCTGGAAAGCTACCAGCGCGCGCGGCGGTTCGACACCTTGACGCTTGGCGTCGCGACCGACGGCCTCAACCGGCTGTTCTCGAACGACCGGCTGCCGCTTCGCCTCATGCGGGACCTCGGCCTTGGCCTGGTGGACCGTATGCCCGGGCTGAAGAGCTTCTTCATCCGCGAGGCGGCCGGTGTCGTCGGCGCCGTGCCGCGTCTCATGCGCGGCGAGCCACTCTGA
- a CDS encoding IS110 family transposase, with product MEHYAGIDVSLKESNVCVVDTTGKVVREVKLVSEPEALVGYFELLGLPVSRIGLEAGPLSQWLHAALLAAGRDVVLLETRHVKAALSAMTVKTDRKDARGIAQLLRMGWYRPVHAKSSAAQDTRALLVGRKLLQGKLLDVELSIRGILRGYGLKVGEVSRGRFEARIQNLIAGHATLSTVIGGMLAARATLWSEFTKLHREMLRIARADAICHRLMSVPGVGALVSLTYRSAVDDPTRFGKSSTVGAYFGLTPKKYQSGETDRDGGVTKIGDAMVRTALFEAAHIMLTRATRFSGLKQWGLKVARRRGMKRAKVALARKLGVVLHRMWIDATDFRWSAVHVAA from the coding sequence GTGGAGCATTATGCAGGAATCGATGTCTCTCTGAAAGAGAGCAACGTGTGCGTCGTCGATACGACTGGAAAAGTGGTTCGCGAGGTGAAGCTCGTCAGCGAGCCGGAGGCCTTGGTTGGGTATTTCGAATTGCTCGGATTGCCTGTTTCCCGGATCGGTCTCGAAGCCGGCCCGCTATCGCAGTGGCTGCATGCAGCGCTCTTGGCTGCCGGCCGTGACGTGGTTTTGCTGGAAACGCGGCACGTGAAGGCGGCGCTTTCAGCGATGACGGTGAAGACTGACCGGAAGGATGCGCGGGGCATCGCGCAACTGCTGCGGATGGGATGGTATCGGCCGGTCCATGCGAAGTCGTCAGCGGCCCAGGACACACGAGCGTTGCTCGTCGGGCGTAAGCTCCTCCAGGGCAAGCTGCTCGATGTCGAGCTCAGCATCCGCGGCATCTTGCGGGGCTATGGATTGAAGGTCGGTGAGGTCAGCCGGGGGCGGTTCGAGGCGCGTATCCAGAACCTGATCGCGGGACACGCCACACTCTCGACGGTGATCGGCGGAATGTTGGCGGCGCGAGCGACGCTATGGAGCGAGTTTACAAAGCTTCATCGGGAGATGCTCCGGATCGCTCGGGCCGACGCGATCTGCCACCGACTGATGTCGGTGCCCGGCGTCGGTGCGCTGGTTTCGCTGACATACCGCTCGGCAGTGGACGACCCGACACGCTTCGGGAAATCCAGCACCGTCGGCGCATACTTCGGTCTGACGCCGAAGAAATATCAGTCCGGGGAAACCGACCGGGATGGCGGTGTCACGAAAATTGGCGACGCCATGGTACGCACCGCCTTGTTCGAAGCAGCACATATCATGCTGACGCGGGCGACGCGCTTCTCCGGCCTCAAACAGTGGGGGCTGAAAGTTGCGCGGCGGCGCGGAATGAAGCGCGCGAAGGTGGCGCTCGCCCGCAAGCTGGGTGTCGTGCTCCATCGCATGTGGATCGACGCGACCGACTTCCGGTGGAGCGCCGTGCACGTGGCCGCTTGA
- the tesB gene encoding acyl-CoA thioesterase II, with product MADPVDEVLDILDLEPLERNLFRGRSPKVGWQRVFGGQVIGQALVAVTRTVDPGRDIHSLHGYFMRPGDPKVPIIYEVDRIRDGRSFATRRVVAIQHGEAIFSMSASFHTPETGLTYHLPMPDVPMPEDLPTEDDLRANFLPAMPHPMRTYYERERPIELRPVEYQRYQQTGTPMAPQFNVWIRTTKRLPDDAAIHRCVLAYASDMTLLDTSLVPHGRTVFEPDIQGASLDHALWFHGPFRADEWLLYSQDTPFSGGARGFSRGLIYTRDGALIASVAQEGLIRLRPDLAV from the coding sequence ATGGCCGATCCCGTAGATGAAGTGCTCGATATTCTCGACCTTGAGCCGCTCGAGCGTAACCTGTTCCGCGGGCGCAGCCCCAAGGTCGGTTGGCAGCGGGTGTTTGGTGGACAGGTCATTGGCCAGGCACTCGTCGCGGTGACACGGACCGTGGATCCCGGGCGTGATATTCACTCGCTGCACGGTTATTTCATGCGGCCCGGCGACCCAAAGGTCCCGATCATCTATGAGGTCGATCGCATCCGCGATGGGCGTTCCTTCGCGACGCGCCGTGTCGTTGCCATCCAGCATGGCGAAGCGATCTTCTCCATGTCGGCCTCCTTTCACACTCCGGAGACCGGCCTGACCTATCACTTGCCCATGCCAGACGTGCCGATGCCGGAGGATCTGCCTACCGAGGATGATCTGCGCGCCAATTTCCTTCCGGCTATGCCCCATCCCATGCGGACTTACTACGAGCGCGAGAGGCCGATCGAACTCAGGCCTGTTGAATACCAACGCTATCAGCAGACGGGCACACCGATGGCGCCCCAATTCAACGTGTGGATCCGCACCACGAAGCGCCTGCCGGATGATGCGGCGATTCATCGCTGCGTGCTGGCCTATGCCTCGGACATGACGCTGCTCGATACCAGCCTCGTTCCCCACGGCCGCACGGTTTTCGAGCCGGATATCCAGGGGGCGAGCCTCGACCATGCTCTCTGGTTCCACGGGCCGTTCCGTGCCGACGAATGGCTGCTCTATTCGCAGGATACGCCCTTTTCCGGAGGCGCGCGGGGCTTTTCCCGGGGCCTGATCTATACGCGCGATGGCGCCCTGATTGCCTCAGTGGCGCAGGAAGGTCTGATACGCCTACGGCCTGACCTCGCGGTCTGA
- a CDS encoding P-II family nitrogen regulator: MKFVVAIIKPFKLEEVRDALTAIGVNGLTVTEVKGYGRQKGHTEIYRGAEYAVSFLPKLKIEVAVAADIADKVVDAIVGAARTGQIGDGKIFVSSIEKAVRIRTGETDADAL; this comes from the coding sequence ATGAAATTCGTGGTGGCCATCATCAAGCCCTTCAAGCTCGAGGAGGTCCGCGACGCCCTGACAGCCATTGGCGTGAACGGGCTCACCGTCACCGAGGTCAAGGGATACGGGCGACAGAAGGGACATACCGAGATCTACCGTGGTGCCGAATACGCGGTGAGCTTTCTTCCCAAGCTGAAGATCGAGGTCGCCGTCGCTGCCGATATTGCGGACAAGGTGGTCGACGCGATCGTTGGAGCCGCACGCACCGGCCAGATCGGCGATGGCAAGATTTTCGTCTCGTCGATCGAGAAGGCCGTTCGCATCCGCACGGGTGAAACCGACGCCGACGCTCTTTGA